In the Sulfurovum xiamenensis genome, TCAAAGATAGTAGACTGTAGGAAGTCACCCTTGTGGATAGACTCTCCTACTTCGATTGCCCCGTTTGTTGCTGTTTGTGCCATTAAAAGATTGTCTTTGATCTGATCCATAGCGATCAGTGTTACAACCTCGTTGTTAAATACCATTGCCATTAGTTAGCTCCTTGCGCTTTTTGTTGATAATGGGCGAATTTCTCAGAAGGTGTCATTTTCTTGACATCTGTTTCTGGATTACCGCCACCGCCTGAAGGTCCAGGACTATTCTTTGTGCTTGTTTTTCGGAATGATGCATACTGCTCCCCTGAAAGAACTGTTTTCACATAATCGGTCACGCTCTGTGCTTTACCGTCATGCACCACTGGCACTCTCTGATCACCAACAACCGTAAAAGGCGAAATACCCTCACCGACTACTCCCACGTTTTTAGACACAAGGTCTCTGAACGCACTTCTGATAAGTGGGTCATCAACCAAGACATCAGAGTTTGCATCTATTGCTTTTGCAAGTTCTGCATCTACTCTCATTGTGTTAAAACGTTCCTCATATTCAGTCTTGATGTTTTTGATCTCATCATCTTTCCCGGCCAATGCCTGAGTAAGTTCCTGAATGTCCTTTGAAGTCTTGTCATTCCCTGAAAGTTCTTTGAGCTTCTCTTTGACTGTCTCATCATCGATCTTCTCAATCCCCAACGCTTTCTTGACAAGCTGATTGCCGAGTTTGTATCTGTCTTTTTCTTCTTTCACGCTATCAAACTGTGATTGAAGGCTATCAATTGTTGATTGTTTTTGTTCATCATTGTTCTTGATCAATGCAGCAATGGCGCCGATCTCCGCTTTTGCTTCCGCATTGTCTCCGACTAACCCTAGAAGTTTTTCAAACATAATTGTCCTTTGTGTGATTTTGGCCTACAGGCTCAATGCTCACACTATGACTCACAATTTAGATTTTTAAAAAGTTACAGATTGATAAGGTAGTTAAATTCTTTGAGAGAGATATGTTTGTTTGACTTGACTATTTTTTGCACTTCTTTTGGCTGAAGGTCTAGCCATTCGTAGTAGTTTATATTTGGAAACACAGAACCATTCTTTTTAGTACCTTCTTCTGTGGTAAAGTATTGCTGTCCTGCTCTTTGTTGAACATTTTTAGATATCGGTGCAAGTGTGCATCTGCATCTAAAGTGTATCTTTGGCTTTTGGTCAGGTTTGATATCCTTTAGCCTTTTCCATTTCTTCCCGTCCAATTCACGGCATATTGCACAGGTATTGACTTCAAGCGTGGCTACAAATTCATACCCTTTAATAATATCCTGCTTTTCAAGTTCATTAAATGTGTCCTCTTTGGCATCTTCACGAGCTTTTGCCATAGCACTTTGGATGATCGTCTTATCAATATGTGATAGTCTTTTATCGGTGGACTGTCTCAGCTCTCTTGCTACAACGCTGCTATGTTTACCCTCGGATATCCCAAGAGCGATGATCCGTTTAAACTGCTTTATATGGTCACTATTATTGGTTTTAAGTATGTCTCCAAGTTCATAGCCGTGTATCAGTGTCTTAGCATTGAACTTCATAGCCTTGTCTATAGGTGTATCTAAATACAGTGATGAAACATATGAAGCTGAAATTCCTGCCACTATTGCCATTTCAGCAAGCAGATTGTCTGACAGTGTTTTGTATACCGGGTCCAGTTCTTCCGTGATCAGTTTAGTAAGTAACCTTCTTCTTTGAAGCTCTGTCATATCCTCTGATGTTACGAATGCAGATATAACCTTGTCAAGTGTATCAAGTATCGATCTCTCATAAGATGTAAGACCGTCAAGCTTCAGTTGACTCGCAAGTGCTTCATATCTTAAAAGAAGGTGGTACCTTTCAATATCTGTCATTATGACACACCGTTAGCTGTGAGCCTGTCTTTGAGCTTTTGAATGTCTATCGTTTTTAGCAGTCCGTAGCTTTGAATCTCTGTGAGGAATGCTTCGCGGTCTATGGTCTCATCCATGTATAGATCACTAAGCATCTTATAGACAATATCCGTGAGCCCTGAATCAATGAACTCTTTATTGGTAGAAATATACCCTTCTGTTTTTTCGCCTGCGAATTTGCACATAAGGTCATGGATCCTGTTTAGATAGTGTTCCATATCCTGAGATAATGAAGCGGCCATGCTCTCTCCGGCAGTTCTTTCACTCTCTGATTGCTCAACTGTTTTATTCCCGGATGATTCTGTGAAGAACTTGATAAACCCGTCCAATATGGCCAGTTTCTTATCTTCAAGCGTTGTTTTGAGTATCGTATCCGCATTACCGTCAAGCTCTTTGATCTCTACATCACCAAGCTTTGCACCGGTCTCTGGATGAACGCTAAAGTCTATACCCTTATTGGCCTGGAACTCAACCACCTGTATGGTATTTCCGTTATCATCGGTTTTCTCTGTGGCGATACCTGAACTATTTGACATCATCCCCCAAGTTACCACGAAAGGGAATGCCAGTTTTTTATTGTAGCTGTCTTTTGCGCTTTCTATATTGTAATGCTGCAGTTGATAGTTTGCCTCATTGATGAAGTTCGGTATGTCGTTTACTTCATCCATTGTAAGCTCTATGATATTCAGCTCTTCAACTTCTGATTGTACCGTTTGGTATAGACTTACCCCGTCTTTTGTCTCTCTGAATATCTCCGTGATGCCGTCATTGAAATAGACACGATATTCATTGTTTGTTTTAGTTTCATACCTTGTTTCACTCTCTACATAGCTCCCTGCAATGGCAATGTGTACAATATTTCCAAGACTGTCACGCTTCAGGATATTATCCATAACGCGGTCACGGGTAATGATCTCAATATACGGCCTGATGCCCTTCTGCTCTTCTTCTTTTGCATTCTTGGCATCATTGACCGGGGTCCACACCAATACATAGACCTTGTTTGACAACAGAAGTTGTTTCAGAAGTGTTTTTGCTATTTTATTGAGTGATTGTTTACCATCTGCCGTTTCGTAGTATTTGGTTAGCTTTGGCGATACTTTCTCATCTATGGTGATCTCAGTTTTAAAAAGGATATCTACAATGGAGTTGATGCCTTTTTTAAAAGTCGTACCGCATGAAGCAATGCTTTTTCTTGAATTGAATTCAATTGTGCTTTCACTGTTTGACTTGATAAGGTATTCCTGAACTCTATTGGCCCCCACATAAACATCGTTACATTTTTTTGATTGTGCTATGACTGTGGTATCTTTGATCTTGAATTCAGGTACGGACATGAGATGCCTTTTTGCTTTCCACTTTAACTCACAATTTATGTAAATCTAAAATTAGAAGAAAGCGTGGGTATTGAGTGTCGGTTTGATCTGTAATGGCTTCTCTGTGAATACTGCATAACGTATAGAGTCCATTGCATCATCATTCAGCTTGATCGGTTCATCGAGTGGGTTATCTGCCTTGTCAAGCTTCCATGAGTACAGGTTGAACTCATTAATGATGTTGGTACTGTTTTTTGTGACATAGATATTGTATGACTTCACCTTGTCAATACCTGCTGCTACATTCTTTATCGCTTTGGTAACATTGAACCCTGCACTCCTTAACTCTTTTATCCTGTCAGGCTCTGCAGCATCTGCCCGGCCAAGTATTGACATGATATGTGGGTGTGTCTGTTTTACGGTTCTGATCATCTCTGAAGTGGTGGCCTCTGATCTGTAAAA is a window encoding:
- a CDS encoding minor capsid protein produces the protein MTDIERYHLLLRYEALASQLKLDGLTSYERSILDTLDKVISAFVTSEDMTELQRRRLLTKLITEELDPVYKTLSDNLLAEMAIVAGISASYVSSLYLDTPIDKAMKFNAKTLIHGYELGDILKTNNSDHIKQFKRIIALGISEGKHSSVVARELRQSTDKRLSHIDKTIIQSAMAKAREDAKEDTFNELEKQDIIKGYEFVATLEVNTCAICRELDGKKWKRLKDIKPDQKPKIHFRCRCTLAPISKNVQQRAGQQYFTTEEGTKKNGSVFPNINYYEWLDLQPKEVQKIVKSNKHISLKEFNYLINL